In Pseudomonas fakonensis, one DNA window encodes the following:
- a CDS encoding GlxA family transcriptional regulator, which produces MTAKTDSLEIGILVYPGAQSAAVHGLTDLFAVANRVAGELGEHGLPLLRVSHWQLDESAQLQVVHDSLQQPGHGLRVMLIPPSLAAAPSNALLAAHGAALRQLHGQGTVLASVCIGVFLIAGSGLLDGRAACTHWNYTQALSERFPKVQVAASQPLLDDGDIVTSAGLMAWTDLGLHLLERFLGHTLARETARYLAVEPAPTPLPGASFNPRLEHGDEAVLRVQHWLQGEAGRDAGLADMARCAGLEPRTFLRRFRAATGLRPTEYAQQVRVGRACRLLEFTRRSVDQIAWGVGYQDPGAFRKVFQRLTGMTPSDYRRRFAVGSA; this is translated from the coding sequence ATGACGGCAAAAACTGACAGCCTGGAAATCGGCATCCTGGTCTACCCGGGGGCACAGAGCGCAGCGGTGCATGGCCTGACCGACCTGTTCGCGGTGGCCAACCGGGTGGCTGGCGAGCTGGGTGAGCACGGGTTGCCGTTGTTGCGGGTGAGCCACTGGCAACTGGATGAAAGCGCGCAGCTGCAGGTTGTTCACGACAGCCTGCAGCAGCCCGGCCATGGGCTCAGGGTGATGCTGATCCCACCGAGCCTGGCGGCGGCGCCCTCTAACGCGCTGCTGGCAGCCCATGGCGCAGCGCTTCGCCAGTTGCACGGGCAGGGTACGGTGTTGGCGTCGGTGTGTATTGGGGTGTTTCTGATTGCCGGCAGCGGCCTGCTGGATGGGCGCGCGGCCTGCACCCACTGGAACTATACCCAGGCATTGAGCGAGCGTTTTCCCAAAGTGCAGGTGGCGGCCAGCCAGCCGTTGCTGGATGACGGCGATATCGTCACCTCGGCAGGGTTGATGGCTTGGACCGACTTGGGCCTGCACCTGCTGGAGCGTTTTCTGGGTCACACCCTGGCCCGTGAAACGGCCCGTTATCTGGCAGTCGAGCCGGCGCCGACACCCTTGCCAGGGGCCTCGTTCAACCCGCGGCTGGAACACGGCGACGAGGCGGTGCTGCGGGTGCAGCACTGGCTGCAGGGGGAAGCCGGGCGCGATGCGGGGCTGGCTGACATGGCCCGTTGTGCGGGGCTGGAACCTCGGACGTTCCTGCGTCGTTTTCGTGCCGCCACCGGTCTGCGCCCGACCGAATATGCCCAGCAAGTGAGGGTTGGGCGTGCCTGCCGGCTGCTGGAGTTCACCCGGCGTAGTGTCGACCAGATCGCCTGGGGTGTTGGCTATCAGGACCCCGGGGCCTTTCGCAAGGTGTTCCAGCGCCTGACCGGCATGACCCCCAGCGACTATCGGCGGCGTTTTGCGGTGGGCAGCGCCTGA
- a CDS encoding antibiotic biosynthesis monooxygenase translates to MMAHAHSLWFTQMIEYDVPPDRQGALAQALVARCEQLALRCEGLERVSIQASDDGCRVLQYLQWRSREVWAAAAEAFVEEPFLALLSQHQARGVNFAAYQALRSLVRGADGGLHCQVGEAQAYHGA, encoded by the coding sequence ATGATGGCGCATGCCCATTCCCTGTGGTTTACCCAGATGATCGAGTACGACGTGCCGCCGGATCGGCAGGGCGCCCTGGCGCAGGCGCTGGTGGCGCGTTGCGAGCAACTGGCGCTGCGCTGCGAGGGCCTTGAGAGGGTCAGTATTCAGGCCAGTGACGACGGCTGCCGGGTGCTGCAGTACCTGCAATGGCGCTCACGCGAGGTTTGGGCCGCAGCGGCCGAGGCCTTTGTCGAGGAACCGTTCCTGGCATTGCTGAGCCAGCACCAGGCACGGGGCGTGAACTTTGCCGCGTACCAGGCCCTGCGTAGCCTGGTACGCGGTGCCGACGGTGGTTTGCACTGCCAGGTTGGCGAGGCTCAGGCGTACCACGGTGCATAG
- the soxR gene encoding redox-sensitive transcriptional activator SoxR: protein MKTPSPGERLLSVGQLAARSGVAVTALHFYETKGLIHSTRNAGNQRRYPRAVLRRVAVIKMAQRLGIPLADIAQALAALPRDHTPSAEDWQRLSLRWREELDKRIEELTLLRDQLDGCIGCGCLSLKECPLRNHHDRLGETGPGPHMG from the coding sequence ATGAAAACACCCTCCCCCGGCGAACGCCTGCTCAGTGTCGGGCAACTGGCTGCGCGCAGCGGTGTAGCGGTGACCGCCCTGCACTTCTACGAAACCAAGGGCCTGATCCACAGCACCCGCAACGCCGGCAACCAGCGTCGCTACCCGCGCGCAGTGCTGCGCCGGGTAGCTGTGATCAAGATGGCCCAGCGCCTCGGCATTCCACTGGCCGACATCGCCCAGGCCCTGGCCGCCCTGCCCCGTGACCACACCCCCAGCGCCGAAGACTGGCAGCGCCTGTCGCTGCGTTGGCGCGAGGAGCTGGACAAGCGCATCGAAGAACTCACCCTGCTGCGTGACCAGCTCGACGGCTGCATCGGCTGCGGCTGCCTGTCGCTCAAGGAGTGCCCGCTGCGCAACCACCACGACCGCCTGGGCGAGACCGGGCCCGGCCCACACATGGGCTGA
- a CDS encoding alpha/beta hydrolase family protein, translated as MAIESENIELRVQGESIAGTLVSPGSRMPGILFVHGWGGSQQRDLARARQITGLGCVCMTFDLRGHEKTASQRLTVTREHNLDDLLAAYDLLAGHPSVDPGAIAVIGSSYGGYLATLLTARRTVKWLALRVPALYWDDEWNMPKQGLDRQRLNDYRRLALGPADNRALGACAEFAGDVLLVESEQDDYVPHDTLMSYRSAFVSAHSLTHRIVDGADHALSSEESQKAYSAMLTAWVSEMVIGARLDRYPHYAPWYA; from the coding sequence ATGGCCATCGAGAGTGAAAACATCGAGCTCAGGGTCCAGGGCGAGAGCATCGCCGGCACCCTGGTCAGCCCCGGCAGCCGCATGCCCGGCATCCTCTTCGTCCACGGCTGGGGCGGCAGCCAGCAGCGCGACCTGGCCCGGGCGCGGCAGATCACCGGGCTTGGCTGCGTGTGCATGACATTCGACCTGCGTGGCCACGAAAAAACCGCAAGCCAGCGCCTGACCGTCACCCGCGAGCACAACCTCGATGACCTGCTGGCCGCCTACGACCTGCTGGCCGGCCACCCCAGCGTCGACCCCGGCGCCATCGCCGTGATTGGCAGCAGCTACGGCGGCTACCTGGCCACCCTGCTCACCGCCCGACGCACGGTGAAGTGGCTGGCATTGCGGGTGCCGGCGCTGTATTGGGACGATGAGTGGAACATGCCCAAGCAAGGGCTCGACCGCCAGCGCCTGAACGACTACCGCCGCCTCGCCCTTGGCCCGGCCGACAACCGTGCCCTTGGCGCCTGTGCCGAGTTCGCTGGTGACGTGCTGCTGGTGGAATCCGAACAGGACGACTACGTGCCCCACGACACCCTGATGAGCTACCGCTCGGCGTTCGTCAGCGCCCATTCCCTGACCCATCGCATCGTCGACGGCGCCGACCATGCGCTGTCCAGCGAAGAAAGCCAGAAAGCCTACAGCGCGATGCTCACCGCCTGGGTCAGCGAGATGGTCATCGGCGCGCGCCTGGACCGCTACCCGCACTATGCACCGTGGTACGCCTGA